One window of Eisenibacter elegans DSM 3317 genomic DNA carries:
- the exaC gene encoding acetaldehyde dehydrogenase ExaC: protein MIYDKPTFKAQYENFIGGKWAAPVKGQYFENPSPVDGKVFTRIPRSTKEDIELALDAAHEAAKTWTKSSVTERSNMLLKIADVMEQNLELLARVETWENGKAIRETLAADIPLAIDHFRYFAGCIRSDEGSISELDANTVSIQLKEPLGVVGQIIPWNFPILMAVWKLAPALAAGNCVVLKPAEQTPSSILVLMELVQHLIPAGVVNIVNGFGIEAGKPLASSSRVAKVAFTGETTTGRLIMQYASENIIPVTLELGGKSPNVFFANIMDQDDEFLDKCVEGAVMFALNQGEVCTCPSRLLIQESIYDKFIERVVDRVKKIKVGNPLDTDTMMGAQASNDQYEKIMSYLNIGREEGAEVLVGGSSDDYGKNGGYYIQPTMFKGTNKMRIFQEEIFGPVVSVTTFKDEAEALAIANDTLYGLGAGVWTRDTHQAYRMAREIQAGRVWVNCYHLYPAHASFGGYKKSGIGRETHKMMLDHYQQTKNMLISYDKNPMGFF, encoded by the coding sequence ATGATTTACGACAAACCAACTTTCAAAGCTCAGTACGAGAACTTCATCGGCGGCAAATGGGCAGCCCCCGTCAAAGGACAGTATTTTGAAAATCCTTCTCCGGTAGACGGCAAGGTATTCACCCGCATTCCTCGCTCTACCAAAGAAGACATAGAGCTGGCGCTAGATGCGGCTCACGAAGCGGCCAAAACTTGGACAAAATCGTCGGTAACGGAGCGCTCGAATATGTTGCTCAAGATTGCGGACGTGATGGAGCAAAACCTCGAACTACTGGCTCGGGTCGAAACTTGGGAAAATGGCAAGGCCATACGCGAAACCCTCGCCGCCGATATCCCGCTCGCCATCGACCACTTCCGTTACTTTGCCGGCTGTATCCGCTCCGACGAAGGCAGCATCTCCGAGCTAGATGCCAACACCGTGTCTATTCAACTCAAAGAACCTCTGGGCGTAGTAGGGCAAATCATCCCCTGGAATTTCCCCATCCTAATGGCCGTTTGGAAGCTGGCTCCGGCATTGGCCGCCGGCAACTGCGTGGTACTCAAGCCTGCCGAGCAAACCCCTTCATCGATATTGGTACTGATGGAGTTGGTGCAGCACCTTATTCCTGCCGGAGTAGTGAATATCGTCAATGGTTTTGGTATTGAAGCAGGCAAGCCACTGGCCTCCTCTTCGAGAGTAGCCAAGGTGGCCTTTACAGGCGAAACCACTACCGGACGCTTGATTATGCAGTATGCCTCCGAAAACATCATCCCTGTAACGCTTGAGCTAGGTGGTAAATCGCCCAATGTATTCTTTGCCAATATTATGGATCAAGACGATGAGTTTTTGGATAAATGTGTAGAAGGAGCCGTGATGTTTGCCCTCAACCAAGGGGAAGTTTGTACTTGCCCTTCGCGTCTGCTGATTCAGGAAAGCATTTATGACAAGTTCATCGAGCGTGTGGTAGACCGTGTGAAGAAGATTAAGGTCGGCAACCCCCTCGATACTGACACAATGATGGGAGCGCAAGCCTCCAACGACCAATACGAGAAAATCATGAGCTACCTCAACATCGGCAGGGAAGAGGGTGCAGAAGTGTTGGTAGGCGGCAGCTCTGACGACTACGGCAAAAACGGCGGTTATTACATCCAGCCCACAATGTTCAAGGGCACTAACAAGATGCGCATCTTCCAAGAAGAAATCTTCGGCCCGGTGGTCTCTGTAACAACTTTTAAAGACGAGGCCGAGGCGCTGGCCATCGCCAACGATACCCTCTACGGACTAGGCGCGGGCGTTTGGACACGCGACACTCACCAAGCCTACCGTATGGCACGCGAAATACAGGCAGGCCGCGTATGGGTCAATTGCTATCACCTCTACCCTGCACACGCCTCCTTTGGTGGCTACAAGAAGTCGGGTATTGGGCGCGAAACCCACAAGATGATGCTCGACCATTATCAGCAAACCAAGAATATGCTCATCTCTTATGACAAAAACCCAATGGGTTTCTTTTAA
- a CDS encoding AraC family transcriptional regulator, producing MQHTTNIPTSLYHPKQKIDRLVENKTTFHTARIELNLFETFEVAEAVALRFDSPVFVAMISGKKVMHFDEGRRSFPFLPHQSFVLPAGKSMTIDFPEASIEQPTRCLALAISDEMIQDALQKMERYFPKASQEDWQVAQDHFSLIHCAEISATIERLIEVLRQPQANGTGRAFADLITEELIIRLMQTESKHFLLQNHQQLSDGHRLARLITYIRDNLHQALTIDSLCEAAHLSKPSLFRHFKNEMGLTPVEFIQQERIRLAQKLLRQPLMTVTDACYEAGFNSLNYFIKVFKKMTGKTPKEYQQSCY from the coding sequence ATGCAGCACACAACCAACATCCCTACAAGCCTGTACCATCCTAAGCAGAAGATAGACCGGTTGGTGGAGAATAAGACCACCTTCCATACCGCTCGCATTGAGCTGAACTTGTTTGAGACCTTTGAGGTTGCCGAGGCGGTAGCGTTGCGGTTTGACAGTCCGGTGTTTGTGGCGATGATTAGTGGCAAAAAAGTGATGCACTTCGACGAAGGCCGGCGCAGTTTTCCCTTTCTGCCCCATCAATCTTTTGTATTGCCGGCAGGCAAGTCTATGACCATCGACTTTCCGGAGGCATCTATTGAGCAGCCTACGCGTTGTTTGGCCTTGGCCATCAGCGATGAGATGATTCAAGATGCCCTACAAAAAATGGAGCGCTATTTCCCCAAAGCGTCGCAAGAAGATTGGCAAGTGGCACAAGACCATTTCAGCCTTATCCATTGCGCCGAAATCAGCGCTACTATCGAGCGCCTGATAGAGGTATTGCGCCAACCTCAGGCCAACGGCACGGGACGCGCCTTTGCAGACTTAATTACCGAAGAGCTGATTATCCGGCTGATGCAGACAGAGTCAAAGCATTTTCTGCTCCAAAACCACCAACAGCTCAGCGACGGCCACCGACTTGCCCGCTTGATTACTTACATCCGCGACAATCTACACCAAGCCCTCACCATCGACAGCCTCTGCGAGGCCGCCCACCTGAGCAAGCCCAGTTTGTTTCGGCACTTTAAGAACGAAATGGGGCTGACACCAGTAGAGTTTATTCAGCAGGAGCGCATCCGCCTTGCCCAAAAACTCTTGCGCCAACCCCTGATGACCGTTACCGACGCTTGCTACGAAGCCGGCTTCAATAGCCTGAATTACTTTATCAAGGTCTTCAAAAAAATGACGGGCAAAACCCCCAAAGAATACCAGCAAAGCTGTTATTAG